One part of the Sphingobium yanoikuyae genome encodes these proteins:
- a CDS encoding glycosyl hydrolase family 28-related protein produces MIGRSMIAALLAATTLGAPAFAATTSVFPVAPAEPHAVTVKAVGDGRADDSAAIQQALDQARDTTGHGIVFLPSGTYRITRSLIVPAGVRVYGVGPTRPVLLLGANTPGFQQGVSTMVIFAGGDQYQVGKVPVPVPTVVPRDKIVRDANSGTFYSSMSNVDIEIGAGNPAAAGVRFRMAQHAFLSHMEFRLGTAFAGVYQAGNVIENVHFQGGRYGIVTEKTSPAWQFTLLDSTFDGQRDAAIREHEVDLTLVNVAIKNTPVGIEIDRGYSDSLWGKDVRFENVSKAGVVISNEKNVFTQVGFDNALAVNSPVFARFRDSGKTIDGKGKAYKVANFSYGLAVPALGHTGEYATTADIQPLSAMPAPRAPAIRDLPPMDQWVNVRTLGAVGDGKADDTAALQKAIDANRILYFPTGFYKVTDKLTLRPDSILIGLHPAITQLFIPDNNPNHAGLGPVLPILESRKGGDNILSGLGLFTGRVNPRASALLWRSGEQSLVEDVKIMGGGGTPTADGKMLGTLRVNTGDPVTDSRLDAQYPSIWVTDGGGGTFADVWSPNSFAQAGFYITDTDTPGHVYEMSVEHHARNEFVLDNVHNWEFLAPQTEQEVDDGPDAISLDIRNSSNLLFANYHGYRVTRTYAPEKSAVKITNSGNIRFRNVHVNGESGYATCDDEGCGTFLRASKYPFDNAIEDVSRKLLVREREFAALDIGPAGSAVPAVAPSGTKVEKLEDGFWSISGAAVDAQGALYFIDRRFQRIHRWSEGKGLEIVRDHALDPVNLAIDASGHVLVLSSLGAKGGAYSFDPAGPKDALTLIQPTPVRGTGAGKTLLPVNWWNNGEFRDQLDPKTYEFTTLAQMFARDVGTPKAKEYVSPDGSLSLPAFRVWQQGPIDHTGWRWSDGLNANGFVSGKIGDRLFVTNGSENITYSGTVGPGGTLTALKPFANRGGESVAVDGQGRVFVANGQIFVYGADGKESGRIDVPDRPLQILFGGPDKRTLFILTHHALYAAKP; encoded by the coding sequence ATGATCGGACGCAGCATGATCGCGGCTTTGCTGGCGGCAACAACGCTTGGGGCACCGGCCTTCGCCGCGACGACCTCGGTCTTCCCGGTCGCGCCGGCCGAGCCCCATGCGGTGACGGTAAAGGCGGTCGGCGACGGCCGTGCCGACGACAGCGCCGCGATCCAGCAGGCGTTGGACCAGGCCCGCGATACGACCGGCCATGGCATCGTCTTCCTGCCGTCGGGCACCTATCGCATCACCCGCTCGCTGATCGTGCCGGCGGGCGTGCGCGTCTATGGCGTCGGCCCGACCCGGCCGGTGCTGCTGCTCGGCGCCAATACGCCGGGCTTCCAGCAGGGCGTGTCGACCATGGTGATCTTCGCCGGCGGCGATCAATATCAGGTCGGCAAGGTGCCGGTCCCGGTGCCGACCGTCGTGCCCCGCGACAAGATCGTTCGCGACGCCAATTCGGGCACCTTCTATTCGTCGATGAGCAATGTCGATATCGAGATCGGCGCGGGCAATCCGGCCGCCGCCGGCGTGCGCTTCCGCATGGCCCAGCATGCCTTCCTCAGCCATATGGAATTCCGCCTCGGCACCGCCTTTGCCGGCGTCTATCAGGCCGGCAATGTGATCGAGAATGTCCATTTCCAGGGCGGCCGATACGGCATCGTCACCGAAAAGACCTCGCCCGCCTGGCAGTTCACCCTGCTCGATTCGACCTTCGACGGCCAGCGCGACGCGGCGATCCGCGAGCATGAGGTCGACCTCACCCTCGTCAATGTCGCGATCAAGAACACGCCGGTCGGGATCGAAATCGACCGCGGCTACAGCGACAGCCTCTGGGGCAAGGATGTCCGGTTCGAGAATGTGTCGAAGGCCGGCGTCGTCATCTCGAACGAGAAGAATGTCTTCACCCAGGTCGGCTTCGACAATGCGCTTGCCGTGAACAGCCCGGTCTTCGCCCGCTTCCGCGACAGCGGCAAGACGATCGACGGCAAGGGCAAGGCCTATAAGGTCGCCAATTTCTCCTATGGCCTCGCTGTCCCGGCACTTGGCCACACGGGCGAGTACGCCACCACCGCCGACATCCAGCCGCTCTCCGCCATGCCGGCGCCGCGCGCGCCCGCGATCCGCGACCTGCCGCCGATGGACCAGTGGGTCAATGTCCGCACCCTGGGCGCGGTCGGTGACGGCAAGGCGGATGACACCGCCGCCCTGCAAAAGGCGATCGACGCAAACCGCATCCTCTATTTCCCGACCGGCTTCTACAAGGTGACGGACAAGCTGACCCTGCGCCCGGACAGCATCCTCATCGGCCTGCACCCGGCCATCACCCAGCTCTTCATTCCCGACAACAACCCCAATCATGCCGGCCTCGGTCCGGTCCTGCCGATCCTCGAAAGCCGCAAGGGTGGCGACAATATCCTCTCGGGCCTCGGTCTCTTCACCGGCCGGGTGAACCCGCGCGCTTCCGCCCTGCTCTGGCGGTCTGGCGAACAGAGCCTGGTCGAGGACGTCAAGATCATGGGCGGCGGCGGCACGCCCACCGCCGATGGCAAGATGCTCGGCACGCTGCGCGTCAACACCGGCGACCCGGTCACCGACAGCCGGCTCGATGCCCAATATCCCAGCATCTGGGTGACGGATGGCGGTGGCGGCACCTTCGCCGACGTCTGGAGCCCCAACAGCTTTGCCCAGGCGGGCTTCTACATCACCGACACCGACACGCCCGGCCATGTCTATGAAATGTCGGTCGAACATCATGCCCGCAACGAATTCGTGCTCGACAACGTCCACAACTGGGAGTTCCTGGCACCCCAGACCGAGCAGGAGGTCGATGACGGCCCCGACGCCATCTCGCTCGACATCCGCAACTCCAGCAACCTGCTGTTCGCCAACTATCATGGCTATCGCGTCACCCGCACCTATGCGCCGGAAAAGAGCGCGGTGAAGATCACCAATTCGGGCAATATCCGCTTCCGCAACGTCCATGTGAATGGCGAGAGCGGCTATGCCACCTGCGACGATGAAGGCTGCGGCACCTTCCTGCGCGCCAGCAAATATCCGTTCGACAATGCGATCGAGGATGTCAGCCGCAAGCTGCTGGTGCGCGAACGCGAGTTCGCTGCGCTGGATATTGGTCCGGCCGGCAGCGCGGTCCCGGCGGTCGCACCGTCCGGCACCAAGGTCGAGAAGCTGGAGGATGGCTTCTGGTCGATCTCCGGCGCGGCTGTCGATGCACAGGGCGCGCTCTATTTCATCGACCGCCGTTTCCAGCGCATCCACCGCTGGAGCGAGGGCAAGGGGCTGGAGATCGTCCGCGACCATGCGCTCGATCCGGTCAATCTCGCCATCGACGCCTCGGGCCATGTCCTGGTCCTCTCCTCGCTCGGCGCGAAGGGCGGCGCCTATTCGTTCGACCCCGCCGGTCCCAAGGATGCGCTGACGTTGATCCAGCCGACCCCGGTGCGCGGCACTGGCGCGGGCAAGACGCTGCTGCCGGTCAACTGGTGGAATAATGGCGAGTTTCGCGACCAGCTCGACCCCAAGACCTACGAGTTCACCACGCTGGCCCAGATGTTCGCCCGCGATGTCGGCACGCCCAAGGCAAAGGAATATGTCTCGCCCGACGGCAGCCTGTCCTTGCCGGCCTTCCGCGTCTGGCAGCAGGGGCCGATCGATCATACCGGCTGGCGCTGGTCCGACGGGCTCAACGCCAACGGCTTCGTTTCCGGCAAGATCGGCGATCGCCTGTTCGTCACCAACGGGTCGGAGAATATCACCTATAGCGGCACAGTGGGGCCGGGCGGCACGCTGACGGCGCTGAAGCCCTTCGCCAATCGCGGTGGCGAGAGCGTCGCGGTGGACGGGCAGGGCCGGGTGTTCGTCGCCAATGGCCAGATCTTCGTCTACGGCGCGGACGGCAAGGAAAGCGGCCGCATCGACGTGCCCGACCGGCCGCTCCAGATCCTGTTCGGCGGCCCCGACAAGCGCACGCTTTTCATCCTGACGCACCACGCGCTCTACGCCGCAAAGCCCTGA
- a CDS encoding gluconokinase has product MPISADPAPVSPKAVGRAIIVMGVSGCGKSTLGAMLAQALDCPFLEGDSYHSAAAVEKMRGGEALTDADRWPWLDRLGAAIAGTVAAQGVAVAACSALKRTYRDRLRAAIGVPVHFILLDNDRDELLARLGNRPGHYMPASLLDSQLATLEPPLPEEGAMILTTNVPASELRDRALAWLG; this is encoded by the coding sequence TTGCCGATTTCCGCCGACCCTGCCCCCGTTTCGCCCAAAGCCGTGGGACGCGCCATCATCGTCATGGGGGTCAGCGGCTGCGGCAAGTCGACGCTGGGCGCGATGCTGGCGCAGGCGCTGGACTGCCCCTTCCTGGAGGGGGACAGCTATCATTCGGCGGCGGCGGTGGAAAAGATGCGCGGCGGGGAAGCGCTGACCGACGCGGATCGCTGGCCCTGGCTCGACCGGCTGGGCGCGGCGATCGCGGGCACGGTGGCGGCGCAGGGCGTGGCGGTTGCCGCCTGCTCGGCATTGAAGCGCACCTACCGCGACCGGCTGCGCGCGGCGATCGGCGTGCCGGTGCATTTCATCCTGCTCGACAATGACCGCGACGAACTGCTGGCGCGACTGGGCAACCGGCCGGGCCATTATATGCCCGCCAGCCTGCTCGACAGCCAGCTCGCCACGCTGGAACCGCCGCTGCCCGAGGAAGGGGCGATGATCCTGACCACCAATGTCCCGGCGAGCGAACTGCGCGACCGGGCGCTGGCCTGGCTGGGATAG
- a CDS encoding SDR family oxidoreductase has protein sequence MSADGGARMSAGRLAGKTALITAAARGIGRASVERFVAEGARVFATDRDLDALDGLEGCERLALDVTDGAAVRALAADIGPIDILANIAGVVHAGNILECSQSDWDFAVALNMTAQYHTISAFLPGMVEKGAGAIVNMSSIASSVKGIPNRFAYGATKAGVIGLTKAVAADFVGQGIRCNCICPGTVDTPSLQQRLHDTGDYEAAQTAFVARQPMGRLGKAEEIAGLVLYLASDDAAFTTGAVHVIDGGWVM, from the coding sequence ATGTCTGCCGATGGTGGCGCGCGCATGAGCGCCGGCCGTCTCGCCGGCAAGACCGCGCTCATCACCGCCGCCGCCCGCGGCATCGGCCGCGCCTCGGTCGAGCGTTTCGTGGCGGAAGGCGCCCGCGTCTTCGCCACCGACCGCGATCTCGATGCGCTCGACGGGCTGGAGGGCTGCGAGCGCCTTGCCCTCGATGTCACCGACGGCGCCGCCGTGCGCGCTTTGGCCGCAGACATCGGCCCGATCGACATCCTCGCCAACATTGCCGGCGTCGTCCATGCCGGCAATATCCTCGAATGCAGCCAGTCCGACTGGGACTTTGCCGTCGCGCTCAACATGACCGCCCAATATCACACCATTTCGGCCTTCCTGCCGGGCATGGTGGAAAAGGGCGCGGGCGCGATCGTCAACATGTCCTCCATCGCCAGCTCGGTGAAGGGCATCCCCAACCGCTTCGCCTATGGCGCGACCAAGGCGGGCGTGATCGGCCTGACCAAGGCGGTCGCCGCCGATTTCGTCGGGCAGGGCATTCGCTGCAACTGCATCTGTCCCGGCACCGTCGACACCCCCTCGCTGCAGCAGCGTCTGCACGACACCGGCGATTATGAAGCCGCCCAGACCGCCTTCGTCGCGCGCCAGCCGATGGGACGCCTCGGCAAGGCCGAGGAGATTGCCGGTCTGGTCCTCTATCTCGCCAGCGACGACGCGGCGTTCACCACCGGCGCGGTCCATGTGATCGACGGCGGCTGGGTGATGTGA
- a CDS encoding amidohydrolase family protein produces MIDAHVHLWQLGRNDCSWPGADLPAIHRDYGLADLLARLDANKVDAAILVQSQESDADTHWLLSLAAETDRIAGVVGWVDLTGDVAARVAAMQVAGPLVGIRPMMQGRAPDCFDDPELAPGFAALARHGLVLDALVRPQHLVSLARLARRQPDLSIIIDHAAKPLVGDTIPADWHAAMADLAACPNVACKLSGLLTELAPGAGEGAAAPFIAELVALFGPDRLLWGSDWPVLTLASDYAAWLDLACASVPVAAHRAIFADNAARLYRVTQGAAA; encoded by the coding sequence ATGATCGACGCCCATGTCCATCTCTGGCAGCTCGGCCGCAACGACTGCAGCTGGCCCGGCGCCGACCTGCCGGCGATCCATCGCGACTATGGGCTGGCTGATCTGCTCGCGCGGCTCGATGCCAATAAGGTCGACGCCGCGATCCTGGTGCAGAGCCAGGAATCGGACGCCGACACCCATTGGCTGCTCTCGCTGGCGGCCGAAACCGATCGCATCGCCGGCGTCGTCGGCTGGGTCGATCTTACAGGAGACGTCGCCGCTCGCGTCGCCGCGATGCAGGTCGCCGGGCCGCTGGTCGGCATCCGTCCGATGATGCAGGGCCGCGCACCCGACTGTTTCGACGATCCGGAACTGGCACCCGGCTTCGCGGCACTGGCCCGGCATGGCCTGGTGCTCGACGCACTGGTGCGGCCGCAGCATCTCGTCTCGCTCGCCCGGCTGGCCCGGCGCCAGCCCGACCTCAGCATCATCATCGACCATGCCGCCAAGCCTTTGGTGGGCGATACTATCCCGGCCGACTGGCACGCCGCCATGGCCGATCTCGCCGCCTGCCCCAATGTCGCGTGCAAGCTGTCGGGCCTGCTCACCGAATTGGCGCCGGGGGCAGGGGAGGGCGCGGCCGCCCCCTTCATCGCCGAACTGGTCGCCCTGTTCGGCCCGGATCGCCTGCTCTGGGGCAGCGACTGGCCGGTGCTGACGCTCGCGTCCGACTATGCCGCCTGGCTCGACCTCGCCTGCGCCTCGGTGCCGGTCGCGGCGCATCGCGCCATCTTCGCCGACAATGCTGCACGCCTCTATCGCGTCACGCAGGGAGCCGCCGCATGA
- a CDS encoding UxaA family hydrolase, translating to MLEHDSRLILLHPNDNVLICVSAIEAGDILPVAGGTIPAREGIAIGHKIARVALAQGDKVIKYGAPIGSMTAPVVAGQWVHMHNMKSDYISSHTRTALEQGA from the coding sequence ATGCTTGAACATGACAGCCGCCTCATCCTGCTGCACCCTAACGACAATGTGCTGATCTGCGTCAGCGCGATCGAGGCGGGCGATATCCTTCCCGTCGCCGGTGGCACCATCCCCGCGCGCGAAGGCATCGCGATCGGCCACAAGATCGCCCGCGTGGCGCTGGCGCAGGGCGACAAGGTCATCAAATATGGCGCGCCGATCGGCTCGATGACTGCGCCGGTCGTCGCCGGCCAATGGGTCCATATGCACAATATGAAGAGCGATTATATCAGCAGCCACACCCGCACCGCGCTGGAGCAGGGCGCATGA
- a CDS encoding L-rhamnose mutarotase encodes MRHVLLIDLADDEAAIAQYEAWHASGALPPAIGASIRAADVRGMDIYRSGNRLVMLMETGPDFDPAAKAAADAADPAVQAWEAQMDGVQRPLPWSVPGAKWTAATRIFSLDEQP; translated from the coding sequence ATGCGTCATGTATTGCTGATCGACCTCGCCGACGATGAAGCCGCCATCGCCCAATATGAGGCATGGCATGCGTCCGGCGCGCTGCCGCCGGCCATCGGCGCCAGCATCCGCGCTGCCGATGTCCGGGGGATGGACATCTATCGCAGCGGCAACCGGCTGGTCATGCTGATGGAGACCGGCCCGGATTTCGACCCGGCGGCCAAGGCGGCGGCCGACGCCGCCGATCCGGCGGTGCAGGCCTGGGAAGCGCAGATGGACGGCGTCCAGCGGCCATTGCCCTGGTCCGTCCCCGGCGCCAAATGGACCGCCGCCACCCGCATATTTTCCCTAGACGAACAGCCCTGA
- a CDS encoding UxaA family hydrolase, translating into MIQGWLRSDGRKGIRNVVAVAYLVECAHHVARRIVDKADDPDVQLIGFPGCYPNAYAAKVMEAIATHPNVGGLVIVSLGCESFNREKLRAVVEASGRPAELLVIQEKGGTAATIAAGLEAVDRVRAQIASVERVPMSVEELVVATICGGSDGTSGITANPAVGRAFDRLVAEGAACIFEETGELVGCEKIMADRAATPELAAAIEACVQKAEAYYTVMGFGSFAPGNAEGGLTTQEEKSMGAYSKSGSSRIDGILKPGDIPPMGGLYLLDVVPDGEPRFGFPNISDNAEIVELIACGAHVTLFTTGRGSVVGSAISPVIKICANPETGRRLAADMDVNAGRILEGEATLDQVGQEIYDAILAVAAGERSLSEQLGHQEFILTYKAFDPIGPECLPMVARA; encoded by the coding sequence ATGATCCAGGGCTGGCTCCGTTCCGACGGGCGCAAGGGCATCCGCAATGTCGTCGCCGTCGCCTATCTGGTCGAATGCGCGCACCATGTCGCGCGCCGCATCGTCGACAAGGCCGATGATCCCGATGTCCAGCTGATCGGCTTCCCCGGCTGCTATCCCAACGCCTATGCCGCCAAGGTGATGGAGGCGATCGCCACCCATCCCAATGTCGGCGGCCTCGTCATCGTTTCGCTCGGCTGCGAAAGCTTCAACCGAGAAAAGCTGCGCGCCGTCGTGGAGGCCAGCGGCCGTCCGGCCGAACTGCTGGTGATCCAGGAAAAGGGCGGCACCGCCGCCACCATCGCCGCCGGGCTGGAAGCGGTCGATCGGGTGCGGGCACAGATCGCGTCGGTCGAGCGCGTGCCGATGAGCGTCGAGGAACTGGTCGTCGCCACCATCTGCGGCGGGTCGGACGGCACCAGCGGCATCACCGCCAATCCGGCGGTCGGCCGCGCCTTCGACCGGCTGGTGGCGGAGGGGGCGGCCTGCATCTTCGAGGAGACCGGCGAACTGGTCGGCTGCGAGAAGATCATGGCTGACCGCGCCGCCACGCCCGAACTCGCCGCCGCGATCGAGGCCTGCGTGCAGAAGGCGGAGGCCTATTATACCGTCATGGGCTTTGGCAGCTTCGCGCCGGGCAATGCCGAAGGCGGCCTCACCACCCAGGAGGAAAAATCCATGGGCGCCTACAGCAAGTCGGGCAGCTCGCGGATCGACGGCATATTGAAGCCGGGCGATATCCCGCCAATGGGCGGCCTCTATCTGCTCGACGTCGTGCCCGATGGCGAGCCGCGCTTCGGCTTCCCCAATATCTCCGACAATGCCGAGATCGTCGAGCTGATCGCCTGTGGCGCGCATGTCACCCTGTTCACCACCGGGCGCGGATCGGTGGTCGGATCGGCGATCTCGCCGGTCATCAAGATCTGCGCCAATCCCGAAACCGGCCGCCGCCTGGCCGCCGACATGGACGTCAATGCCGGCCGCATCCTGGAGGGGGAAGCGACCCTCGATCAGGTCGGCCAGGAAATCTATGATGCCATCCTCGCCGTGGCGGCGGGCGAGCGCAGCCTTTCCGAACAACTGGGCCATCAGGAGTTTATTTTGACCTACAAGGCTTTCGATCCCATCGGTCCCGAATGTCTGCCGATGGTGGCGCGCGCATGA
- a CDS encoding aldo/keto reductase, producing MIDFPTLGMGTAPIGNLYRVVSDAEARATLDAAFAAGIAYFDTAPHYGFGLAERRLGAALAEHDPQGRARVSTKVGRLLRPTDAQGERHGFVDADPFEPHFDYGHDAVLRSFESSQKRLRRDRIDLLLAHDIGRLTHGDAHDDHLAAFLDGGYRAMRDLKDAGAIGAIGIGVNEVAICHDLLDRVELDAILIAGRYTLLDRGAEELLDRCASADVQVIVGGPYNSGILARDLSGPLHFDYAAPDAAILARAQAMAALCREAGVALPAAALQFPLRHPQVMAVIPGLVGADQVHDTIARLGASIPATLWPALDAAARAHPLAKAHSHA from the coding sequence ATGATCGATTTCCCGACCCTGGGCATGGGCACCGCGCCCATCGGCAATCTCTATCGCGTCGTCAGCGATGCGGAGGCGCGCGCCACCCTCGACGCCGCCTTCGCCGCCGGCATCGCCTATTTCGACACCGCCCCCCATTATGGCTTTGGCCTTGCCGAAAGGCGGCTCGGCGCGGCACTCGCTGAGCATGACCCGCAGGGCAGGGCGCGGGTCTCGACCAAGGTCGGCCGCCTGCTGCGGCCCACCGATGCGCAGGGCGAACGCCATGGCTTCGTCGATGCCGACCCGTTCGAGCCGCATTTCGATTATGGCCATGACGCCGTGCTGCGGTCCTTCGAGAGCAGCCAGAAGCGCCTGCGCCGCGACCGCATCGACCTGCTGCTCGCTCATGATATCGGCCGCCTGACCCATGGCGACGCGCATGATGATCATCTCGCCGCCTTCCTCGACGGCGGCTATCGGGCGATGCGCGACCTCAAGGATGCGGGCGCGATCGGGGCGATCGGCATCGGCGTCAACGAGGTCGCGATCTGCCATGACCTGCTCGACCGGGTGGAACTGGACGCGATCCTGATCGCCGGCCGCTACACCTTGCTCGATCGCGGCGCGGAGGAACTGCTCGACCGCTGCGCCAGCGCCGATGTGCAGGTCATCGTCGGCGGCCCCTATAATAGCGGTATCCTCGCCCGCGATCTCAGCGGCCCGCTCCATTTCGACTATGCCGCCCCGGACGCGGCGATCCTCGCCCGCGCCCAGGCCATGGCGGCGCTCTGCCGCGAAGCCGGCGTCGCGCTGCCCGCCGCCGCGCTGCAATTTCCGCTGCGCCATCCGCAGGTCATGGCCGTGATCCCCGGCCTGGTCGGCGCGGATCAGGTCCATGACACGATCGCCCGCCTGGGCGCCTCCATTCCAGCCACGCTCTGGCCGGCGCTCGACGCCGCCGCCCGTGCCCATCCTCTTGCCAAGGCCCACAGCCATGCTTGA
- a CDS encoding DUF5597 domain-containing protein, which produces MRNLLPLLTGAMLLATPALAQNGGQVPHIESKNGRHALIVDGAPFLMLGGQVNNSSNYAAPLKQVWDRLDSIHANTVEVPVAWEQLEPKEGQFDYSFVQTLLDEARAHDKRIVLLWFGAWKNTGLAYTPDWVKLDNRRFPRMKTADGKDHGVLSPHGAATLAADKRAFLKLMTYVRDHDAQNTVIMVQPENEVGSYQNPRDFSATAQKLFDGPVPAELTRALRKPAGNWKSVFGDTADRSFNTWYTARYIEELAKAGKAIKPLPMYVNASLTDPYKPVDPMSVSSGGPQGDVIDIWKAAAPSLDLAAPDIYDRGSRNVFKHLDLYTRPDNALMVPEIGNAAEYARYFWSALGRGAIGFAPFGMDDADYFNYPLGAKSFDDATIHAFASKFGVLGAAMRPWAKIAFAHPTWGAARPDDGTPLSTTMGDWTVTASFGQWQFGQREWFPNADTPAWDKAMVGGMVVAQLSANEFLFTGDHVRVQFGAREGAPANGMIVKVEEGHFEGDNWVFDRIWNGDQTDYGLNIIDKPVWLKVTMGRYR; this is translated from the coding sequence ATGCGCAATCTTCTTCCCCTGCTCACGGGCGCCATGCTGCTCGCCACCCCCGCGCTGGCCCAGAATGGCGGGCAAGTGCCGCATATCGAGAGCAAGAATGGCCGCCACGCCCTGATCGTCGATGGCGCGCCCTTCCTGATGCTGGGTGGCCAGGTCAATAACAGCAGCAATTATGCCGCCCCGCTGAAGCAGGTCTGGGACCGGCTCGACAGCATCCACGCCAATACGGTCGAAGTGCCGGTCGCCTGGGAACAGCTGGAACCCAAGGAAGGCCAGTTCGACTACAGCTTCGTCCAGACCCTGCTCGACGAGGCCCGCGCCCATGACAAGCGCATCGTCCTCCTCTGGTTCGGCGCCTGGAAGAATACCGGCCTTGCCTATACCCCCGACTGGGTGAAGCTCGACAATCGCCGCTTCCCGCGCATGAAGACCGCCGATGGCAAGGATCATGGCGTGCTCTCGCCCCATGGCGCGGCCACGCTGGCGGCGGACAAGCGCGCCTTTTTGAAGCTCATGACCTATGTGCGCGATCATGATGCGCAGAATACGGTGATCATGGTGCAGCCCGAAAATGAGGTCGGCAGCTACCAGAATCCCCGCGACTTCAGCGCCACCGCGCAGAAATTGTTCGACGGCCCGGTCCCGGCCGAACTGACCCGTGCGCTCAGGAAGCCGGCGGGCAACTGGAAGAGCGTGTTCGGCGATACCGCGGACCGCAGCTTCAACACCTGGTACACCGCCCGCTATATCGAGGAACTGGCCAAGGCGGGCAAGGCGATCAAGCCGCTGCCCATGTATGTGAACGCCTCGCTGACCGATCCCTACAAGCCGGTCGATCCGATGAGCGTGTCGAGCGGCGGGCCGCAGGGCGACGTGATCGACATCTGGAAGGCGGCGGCCCCCTCGCTCGATCTCGCCGCGCCCGACATCTATGACCGGGGCAGCCGCAACGTCTTCAAGCATCTCGATCTCTACACCCGGCCCGACAATGCGCTGATGGTGCCGGAAATCGGCAATGCCGCCGAATATGCCCGCTATTTCTGGTCGGCGCTGGGGCGCGGCGCGATCGGCTTCGCGCCCTTCGGCATGGATGATGCCGACTATTTCAACTATCCGCTCGGCGCCAAGAGCTTCGACGATGCGACCATCCACGCCTTCGCCTCGAAATTCGGCGTACTCGGCGCGGCCATGCGTCCCTGGGCCAAGATCGCCTTCGCCCATCCGACCTGGGGCGCGGCACGGCCGGACGACGGCACCCCGCTCAGCACCACCATGGGCGACTGGACGGTCACGGCCAGCTTTGGCCAGTGGCAGTTCGGCCAGCGCGAATGGTTCCCCAATGCCGACACCCCGGCCTGGGACAAGGCGATGGTCGGCGGCATGGTCGTGGCGCAGCTGTCGGCCAATGAATTTCTCTTCACCGGCGACCATGTCCGCGTCCAGTTCGGCGCGCGCGAAGGCGCCCCGGCCAACGGCATGATCGTCAAGGTCGAGGAAGGCCATTTCGAAGGCGATAACTGGGTGTTCGATCGCATCTGGAACGGCGACCAGACCGATTATGGCCTCAACATCATCGACAAGCCAGTCTGGCTCAAGGTGACGATGGGCCGCTATCGCTGA
- the fucP gene encoding L-fucose:H+ symporter permease, whose protein sequence is MLTIGLFFLWGLANNLNDVLIAHFRHAFALSDFASGLVQSAFYLGYFCFAIPAALTAQRFGYKATVILGLLLFALGALLFLPASAAVSYPFFLFALFVIASGLAFLETAANPMVAVLGDAAGAARRLNLAQAFNPLGSITGVALGATLILSDAPAQGAAAASAVRLPYLLIALVVLAWAALLARTPFPKAAVEGHAGAASPLAGYRQLLRRPRYLAGVAAQFFYVGAQVGIWSYLIRYAQAALPGITAQHAAWLLTLSLGLFMAGRFAGAALLSRFDGARLMRLFALVNLGLALVGSVWLGLPGVVALVAASFFMSIMYPTIFVLSLDGLGPLTKPGASMIVMAIIGGAVLTALMGLISDMAGTINAAMVVPALCFLVVAAYAHRMRGKGGVA, encoded by the coding sequence ATGCTGACGATCGGCCTCTTCTTCCTCTGGGGCCTTGCCAATAATCTCAACGACGTGCTGATCGCCCATTTCCGGCACGCCTTCGCCCTTTCGGACTTCGCCTCGGGCCTGGTCCAGTCGGCCTTTTATCTGGGCTATTTCTGCTTCGCCATTCCTGCCGCGCTGACGGCGCAGCGCTTCGGCTACAAGGCGACGGTGATCCTGGGCCTGCTGCTGTTTGCGCTCGGCGCCTTGCTGTTCCTGCCGGCCTCCGCCGCGGTCAGCTATCCCTTCTTCCTGTTCGCCCTGTTCGTGATCGCCAGTGGCCTGGCTTTCCTCGAAACCGCCGCCAATCCGATGGTTGCGGTGCTGGGTGATGCCGCCGGCGCCGCCCGCCGCCTCAATCTCGCCCAGGCATTCAATCCGCTCGGCTCGATCACCGGCGTGGCGCTCGGCGCAACGCTGATCCTGTCCGATGCCCCGGCACAGGGCGCCGCTGCCGCCTCGGCCGTGCGCCTGCCCTATCTGCTGATCGCGCTGGTCGTGCTGGCCTGGGCGGCCTTGCTCGCGCGAACACCCTTCCCGAAGGCGGCGGTGGAGGGCCATGCCGGCGCCGCCTCGCCGCTGGCCGGCTATCGCCAGTTGCTGCGTCGTCCGCGCTATCTGGCCGGGGTTGCCGCCCAATTCTTCTATGTCGGCGCCCAGGTCGGCATCTGGAGCTATCTCATCCGCTATGCGCAGGCGGCGCTGCCGGGCATCACCGCCCAGCATGCCGCCTGGCTGCTGACCCTGTCGCTCGGCCTGTTCATGGCCGGCCGTTTTGCCGGCGCGGCGCTGCTCTCCCGCTTCGATGGTGCGCGGCTGATGCGGCTGTTCGCGCTCGTCAATCTCGGCCTCGCGCTGGTCGGCTCGGTCTGGCTCGGCCTGCCCGGCGTCGTCGCGCTGGTGGCCGCCAGCTTCTTCATGTCGATCATGTATCCGACCATCTTCGTCCTCTCGCTCGACGGCCTCGGTCCGCTGACCAAGCCGGGCGCGTCAATGATCGTCATGGCCATCATCGGCGGCGCGGTGCTGACCGCGCTGATGGGCCTGATTTCCGACATGGCCGGCACGATCAACGCCGCAATGGTGGTGCCCGCACTCTGCTTCCTGGTGGTCGCGGCCTATGCCCATCGCATGCGTGGCAAGGGCGGGGTGGCATGA